A part of Desulfomicrobium baculatum DSM 4028 genomic DNA contains:
- a CDS encoding sensor histidine kinase produces MSGLGLKGLGAKIAITALSFSLVPLIALGVTMYSMFAATYNSKVQTNLATLAENKRQGIDLFLREQIAQLRTLAYSHSVKDLSSPELLESILATMQLSSKTFIDLGLINEDGVHVSYSGPYNLSHANYKNEKWFNEVMLRKVYVSDVFEGFRGFPHMVIAVQKQEKGKVWILRATIDSDIFDSLVRWLQLGDLGDAYLVNRAGDLQTRPRFGNKSRDIYAPLLGTPFSGAKVLQHEAEQKEIFVGGIWLEQKEWLLVIEEDKRGELQPLFKTRMATWGVMGGGFAVIILGTLIITRMIVAQQENAGRQQAQMNEELIQSSKMAALGKLAAGVAHEVNNPLAVIREKAGWMRDLLEEEDVKASPNFQEFVDAVDKIEQHVERAGTVVHRMLGFARRMEPVCNDLYINDVLKQTTAFLENEIRFRNIELIWALNPDLPTIQSDAAQIQQVILNLFNNAIDAIGRNGHITVKTGYEAETDMVSISLRDDGPGMDKEVQRRIFDPFFTTKNVGEGTGLGLSISYSIINKLGGSIRFESEAGKGTEFIILLPVKHHD; encoded by the coding sequence ATGTCAGGACTTGGTCTCAAAGGGCTCGGGGCAAAGATTGCCATAACCGCCCTGAGCTTTTCTCTGGTTCCGCTCATTGCCTTGGGCGTGACGATGTATTCCATGTTCGCCGCCACCTACAACTCCAAGGTTCAGACGAACCTGGCCACCCTCGCGGAAAACAAACGTCAGGGCATTGATCTCTTTTTGCGCGAACAGATCGCGCAGCTGCGTACACTGGCCTACTCCCACAGTGTCAAAGACCTCTCTTCTCCGGAGCTGCTGGAAAGCATTCTCGCCACCATGCAGCTCAGTTCCAAGACGTTTATCGACCTCGGGCTGATCAACGAGGACGGGGTGCATGTCAGTTATTCCGGCCCCTACAATCTGTCCCATGCCAATTACAAGAATGAGAAGTGGTTCAATGAAGTCATGTTGCGCAAGGTCTACGTCTCCGACGTATTCGAAGGTTTTCGTGGCTTTCCGCACATGGTCATCGCCGTGCAAAAACAAGAGAAGGGCAAGGTCTGGATTCTGAGGGCCACCATCGACTCCGATATTTTCGATTCCTTGGTGCGCTGGCTGCAACTCGGGGATCTGGGAGATGCGTATCTTGTCAATCGTGCCGGGGATCTGCAGACCCGGCCCAGATTCGGGAACAAGAGTCGGGATATCTATGCGCCCCTGCTCGGTACGCCATTTTCCGGGGCCAAGGTCCTGCAGCACGAGGCCGAGCAGAAAGAAATTTTCGTGGGCGGCATCTGGCTTGAGCAAAAGGAATGGCTCCTGGTCATTGAAGAGGACAAGCGCGGAGAGCTCCAGCCTCTTTTCAAGACGCGGATGGCGACATGGGGCGTTATGGGGGGCGGTTTCGCCGTGATCATCCTCGGCACCCTCATCATCACGCGCATGATCGTCGCCCAGCAGGAGAATGCGGGCAGACAGCAGGCGCAAATGAACGAGGAGCTGATCCAGTCCAGCAAAATGGCCGCCCTGGGCAAGCTGGCGGCCGGGGTGGCCCACGAGGTCAACAACCCGCTCGCGGTCATTCGGGAGAAGGCGGGTTGGATGCGCGACCTGCTCGAAGAGGAGGATGTCAAGGCCAGCCCGAATTTTCAGGAGTTCGTGGATGCCGTGGACAAGATTGAGCAGCATGTCGAGCGGGCTGGCACGGTCGTGCATCGCATGCTTGGTTTTGCGCGGCGCATGGAGCCGGTCTGCAACGACCTTTATATCAACGACGTGCTGAAGCAGACCACCGCTTTTCTCGAAAACGAAATCCGATTCAGAAATATCGAGTTGATCTGGGCGCTGAATCCGGACCTGCCGACCATTCAATCCGACGCCGCCCAGATCCAGCAGGTCATCCTCAATCTTTTTAATAACGCCATCGACGCCATCGGCCGCAATGGCCACATCACGGTGAAGACCGGATATGAAGCGGAAACGGATATGGTCAGCATTAGCCTCCGTGATGATGGTCCGGGCATGGACAAGGAGGTGCAGCGGCGAATTTTCGACCCGTTCTTCACCACCAAAAATGTGGGTGAGGGCACGGGCCTGGGCCTGTCCATCAGCTACTCGATCATCAACAAGCTGGGGGGAAGCATCCGCTTCGAGTCCGAGGCTGGAAAGGGGACCGAGTTCATAATTCTTTTGCCGGTGAAACATCATGACTGA
- a CDS encoding SLC13 family permease, whose translation MSAQDVRDTSPDELLMHEEEPQGPTQSTKAMVIKLLIAAGIFLLIYFLPRPESLPVEGHRLGAILVPVVFLWVSEAIPIGITALLATALMIIFKVAKSSAAWAPYANHTVMFVMMIIMFGVILNEVGLAKRLLFFILKFAGTKVKQLSFFIAVSSTLLSTLFHDATITIIMLFAILPLFQSMGITPKKSNNLSKFFIILIPLAASAGGFGTMLGGGRCALAVDITQKYILDTTGVAVKIGFLKYAIIEFPVALITAVATWAICYLIFRPKEKELPASVKIESMPPMSNAEKGVAAIFSAAFILWFAGDLTGWHVSVVAALALAGFCAPGWVSFKTICDKFPWESWIVFGSGVSLGAAMLSSGLGKYLASVCLPLLEGHGQFVTYYGISFFGSALSSMMSNSAAVALSLPVTLPMASMMNMSVEAVGLLSPMATSFIMLVIGCPPTIIAYSTGYFTQVEFSKVAIPWCLVLLAICVLSAMIYWPMIGFS comes from the coding sequence ATGAGTGCACAAGACGTGCGAGATACTTCCCCAGATGAGCTCCTCATGCACGAGGAAGAGCCCCAGGGTCCGACGCAGTCCACCAAGGCCATGGTCATCAAGCTGCTGATCGCGGCAGGCATTTTTCTCTTGATCTATTTTCTTCCGCGCCCCGAAAGCCTGCCCGTTGAAGGCCACCGGCTCGGTGCCATCCTGGTGCCCGTGGTCTTCCTGTGGGTCTCCGAGGCCATCCCCATCGGCATCACCGCCCTTTTGGCCACAGCGCTCATGATCATTTTCAAAGTCGCCAAGTCGTCTGCGGCCTGGGCTCCCTACGCCAACCACACCGTCATGTTCGTCATGATGATCATCATGTTCGGCGTCATCCTGAACGAAGTCGGGCTGGCCAAGCGTTTGCTCTTTTTCATCCTGAAGTTCGCGGGAACAAAGGTGAAGCAGCTCAGCTTCTTCATCGCCGTAAGCAGCACCCTGCTCTCAACCCTCTTTCATGACGCGACCATCACCATCATCATGCTCTTCGCCATCCTGCCCCTCTTTCAGAGCATGGGCATCACGCCGAAGAAGAGCAACAACCTGAGCAAGTTCTTCATCATTCTCATACCACTCGCGGCATCGGCCGGCGGCTTTGGAACCATGCTCGGCGGCGGCCGCTGCGCCCTGGCCGTGGACATCACGCAGAAATACATCCTGGATACAACGGGTGTGGCTGTAAAAATCGGCTTCCTCAAGTACGCCATCATCGAATTCCCGGTTGCTCTCATCACTGCTGTCGCCACTTGGGCCATCTGTTACCTGATCTTCCGGCCCAAGGAAAAGGAACTGCCCGCTTCCGTCAAGATCGAGTCCATGCCGCCCATGAGCAACGCCGAGAAGGGCGTGGCCGCGATTTTCTCCGCCGCCTTCATTCTGTGGTTCGCCGGCGACCTGACCGGCTGGCACGTCAGCGTGGTCGCGGCCCTTGCTCTGGCCGGGTTTTGCGCCCCCGGCTGGGTCTCCTTCAAGACCATTTGCGACAAGTTCCCTTGGGAGTCCTGGATCGTCTTCGGTTCCGGCGTCTCCCTCGGCGCGGCCATGCTCTCCAGCGGCCTCGGCAAATACCTCGCCTCGGTCTGCCTGCCCTTGCTGGAAGGCCATGGCCAGTTCGTGACCTACTACGGAATCAGCTTCTTCGGTTCGGCACTATCAAGCATGATGAGCAACTCCGCAGCCGTGGCCCTGAGCTTGCCAGTGACCCTGCCCATGGCCAGCATGATGAACATGAGCGTGGAGGCCGTCGGCCTACTCTCGCCCATGGCCACATCCTTCATCATGCTCGTCATCGGTTGTCCTCCGACAATCATCGCCTACAGCACCGGCTACTTCACCCAGGTCGAATTCTCCAAGGTGGCCATCCCCTGGTGTCTCGTCCTGCTCGCCATCTGCGTACTTTCTGCCATGATCTACTGGCCGATGATCGGATTCAGCTAA
- a CDS encoding sensor histidine kinase gives MLDAGRSSQSRSLRYTVAMYLLLPTFFIFICIFSYALQTLETHFRTLREAEIHTLANTYRERVERELHAAAQALQALGPSLKNKANIEAELADAYETWHKDMAWLKGIVITAQDGEQLAVAGHPDLGDLKPTLSDLSGRTRTPSGLIITKIRTGSDGLTNFQIAAPLRNDAHGRLACLSVNAVLFSALLDKERIGRTGEVFLINKTGILQTRSVLHGGILDSVDPDLAVTAPRKDVISKREWRGTRLWSSILSVAGNPDWRLVVQRDERELREPLNVQTVRFLFFGVLGLAILIAAALFTTKKILAWQENMEQERVRLADHHMQVRKLDAISQLGVGIAHEVNNPLAIIGEEAGWMQDVLKRESFKDHPDAGELRDALRQIVTQTARSREITHKLLSFGGKTDGTIRDVQLNILVFDVATLRRREASQKNIEIHEKLEPGLPVILSEPALLRQLLINLINNAMDAMPEGGSITISTKRDDDDGVCLQVEDTGFGIPEENMHKIFDPFFTTKAPGKGAGLGLSISHGILQRIGGQVFATSRPGRGATFTVRLPLEARAMSS, from the coding sequence ATGCTCGACGCTGGACGCTCATCACAAAGTCGAAGCCTGAGATACACGGTCGCCATGTACCTGCTCCTGCCGACGTTCTTCATCTTTATCTGCATTTTTTCGTACGCACTTCAGACCCTGGAAACACATTTCAGAACTCTGCGCGAAGCCGAAATCCACACGCTCGCAAACACATACCGCGAACGGGTCGAGCGGGAACTGCATGCAGCCGCGCAAGCGCTGCAGGCACTCGGACCGTCCTTGAAAAACAAGGCAAATATTGAAGCGGAACTCGCTGACGCTTATGAAACGTGGCACAAGGACATGGCGTGGCTGAAAGGCATTGTCATAACGGCACAAGACGGGGAACAGCTCGCCGTTGCCGGGCACCCCGATCTTGGGGATCTCAAGCCCACCCTCTCCGATCTTTCAGGCAGAACGCGGACGCCGTCCGGCCTTATCATCACGAAAATCCGCACCGGGTCCGACGGGCTTACGAATTTTCAGATCGCAGCCCCGTTGCGCAACGATGCACACGGTCGCCTCGCATGCCTGTCCGTGAACGCGGTCCTGTTCAGCGCCCTTCTGGACAAGGAAAGGATCGGCCGCACGGGAGAGGTTTTCCTGATCAACAAGACAGGTATTCTGCAAACCAGATCCGTGCTGCACGGAGGGATCCTGGACAGCGTGGATCCGGACCTGGCCGTGACAGCGCCGCGCAAAGACGTTATTTCCAAGCGGGAATGGAGGGGAACACGGCTATGGTCCAGCATCCTCTCCGTGGCCGGAAACCCCGACTGGCGCCTTGTGGTCCAGCGCGACGAACGGGAATTACGTGAGCCGCTCAACGTTCAAACCGTCCGTTTCCTGTTTTTCGGCGTGCTTGGGCTGGCCATTCTCATCGCCGCCGCGCTGTTCACCACCAAAAAGATACTGGCATGGCAGGAAAACATGGAACAGGAACGCGTCCGACTGGCCGACCATCACATGCAGGTCCGGAAACTTGACGCCATAAGTCAGCTTGGCGTGGGCATCGCCCACGAGGTCAACAATCCCCTGGCCATCATCGGCGAGGAGGCAGGCTGGATGCAGGACGTGCTCAAGCGCGAATCCTTCAAGGACCATCCCGATGCCGGAGAATTGCGGGACGCCCTGCGCCAGATTGTGACGCAGACCGCGCGAAGCCGTGAAATCACCCACAAGCTCCTCAGTTTCGGCGGCAAAACCGATGGCACCATCCGCGACGTACAACTCAACATTCTTGTATTCGACGTCGCCACCCTGCGCCGCCGCGAGGCTTCGCAAAAGAATATCGAGATCCACGAAAAACTGGAACCGGGCCTGCCTGTCATTCTCAGCGAACCGGCCTTGCTCCGCCAGTTGCTCATCAACCTGATCAACAATGCCATGGACGCAATGCCCGAAGGCGGCAGCATCACCATCAGCACGAAGCGCGATGACGACGACGGCGTCTGCCTGCAGGTCGAAGACACGGGATTTGGTATCCCCGAAGAAAACATGCACAAGATTTTCGACCCTTTTTTCACCACAAAGGCTCCAGGCAAGGGCGCGGGACTCGGCTTGTCCATCAGCCACGGCATTCTGCAACGCATAGGCGGACAGGTCTTCGCGACAAGTCGTCCAGGACGGGGGGCAACCTTCACGGTCCGCCTTCCCCTGGAAGCGCGGGCCATGTCCTCGTGA
- a CDS encoding response regulator, with protein sequence MDNLPRLLLIDDEDRFRETLGKRLMETGYNVSGAASGMEALDMLATNKFDVAILDIQMPGMSGIETLAEIRAKHIGVEVIMLTGHGDVSSAVEGMRLGAYDYLMKPCEYEYLVVKIQEAYKIKKDRDERLRKAEEKALLDKLQKRWV encoded by the coding sequence ATGGATAATCTGCCAAGATTGCTGCTGATCGATGACGAAGACCGTTTTCGCGAAACACTGGGCAAGCGTTTGATGGAAACCGGATACAATGTGAGCGGCGCAGCCAGCGGCATGGAAGCGCTGGATATGCTCGCCACCAACAAGTTCGACGTGGCCATACTTGACATCCAGATGCCGGGAATGAGCGGTATCGAAACCCTGGCCGAGATCCGCGCCAAGCACATTGGCGTGGAAGTGATCATGCTCACCGGCCACGGAGATGTGTCTTCGGCGGTGGAAGGCATGCGCCTCGGGGCTTATGACTACCTCATGAAGCCATGCGAGTACGAGTACCTTGTGGTCAAGATCCAGGAAGCCTACAAAATCAAAAAGGATCGCGACGAAAGGCTGCGCAAGGCCGAAGAAAAGGCCCTGCTCGACAAGCTGCAGAAAAGATGGGTCTAG
- a CDS encoding CBS domain-containing protein, whose protein sequence is MEASVKDFMVPIAKFPRISDTATFSGAVMALERANEEYLSGKREQRILLVTDSENKVVGKLSPLDVVRGLEPDYEKLVDEQSSVYVEKFSYVIQPMKEQTTLWAKPLDDLCTTAKDILVKDFIQPAKSSQIIDLDANLNNAFHRFVMFKHDSLFVMEGKKLIGLLRFSDVYKEIGRRIKESCGL, encoded by the coding sequence ATGGAAGCATCCGTAAAAGACTTTATGGTCCCCATAGCCAAATTCCCCAGAATTTCGGACACGGCCACTTTCTCGGGAGCGGTCATGGCCCTGGAGCGGGCCAACGAGGAATACCTTTCCGGGAAGCGTGAACAGCGCATCCTGCTGGTGACCGACAGTGAAAACAAGGTCGTCGGCAAGCTCTCCCCCCTCGACGTGGTCCGCGGACTCGAACCGGACTACGAAAAGCTGGTCGACGAGCAAAGCAGCGTATACGTTGAAAAGTTCAGTTACGTGATCCAGCCCATGAAGGAGCAGACCACCCTGTGGGCCAAGCCGCTCGATGACCTCTGCACCACCGCCAAGGACATCCTGGTCAAAGATTTCATCCAGCCTGCAAAATCGTCCCAGATCATCGATCTGGACGCGAACCTGAACAATGCCTTCCACCGCTTTGTCATGTTCAAGCATGACTCTCTTTTCGTCATGGAAGGCAAGAAGCTCATAGGCCTTTTGCGTTTTTCCGACGTGTACAAGGAAATCGGCCGCAGAATCAAAGAGTCCTGCGGCCTTTGA
- a CDS encoding PEP/pyruvate-binding domain-containing protein: MTERTATKLSGNAPDARQKLEQKYQFFKNLLSRNNIVLEQMTSLERMIHEGGSFTREEAVTLVEAMAEHCRHLAQDVNALCDGQFPELFESIETAAGNALNALNRQRTFDFSTLILPLEEITLEHLEEVGGKAANLGEIRNKIGLPTPSGFAVTASAAALFLEQTDLLDTLRHQLAAMDLSDIAALEKVCAKASERIMTAPLPPALEQGLMDKTREIINRFGPKVRLAVRSSAVCEDSDASFAGQHASVLGAAPATLSRAWSAVVASAFTARAVFYRRTKGYSEQDVMMSVLVLTMIESKASGVLYTIDPNSAHSDDLLLAAAWGLGVSVVDGSMDVDFWRVRREDKQILVTHVADKKSEFVVLAQGGIVSRPVQETLREQPCLTPTQVDILADYALRLEAHYGMPMDIEWALDEKDQLIILQARPLQRADGLNQAECCKLVPGRAPLLFGGQTASPGAASGPVYIVQPDHELSAVPQGAILVARQTSPTYVAAMGKVAGIITDVGSPNGHMASVAREFGIPTLVGAGTGTALLTHGMEITLDATNQVVYAGQVAEILSKRKPVNLMKGSPVYKSLQEAMKFINPLHLVDPQLPEFSAQGCRSLHDIIRFAHEMAMQEMFRLSDGLSPHTGVARELRAVLPFRVLLVDLGGGITSKAASSWVELADLRCAPLIALLQGMGHPRIPKFAGRTQENQPPPTCYAVVSDTYVNLSGRLGNHFATIDSYSGPVINDNYITFSFKGGAAQYEQRVRRTLVLAGILRRQGFRVTQSADSLRAEIRKYDQRRFLERLDMLGRLLAAVRALDWRLDDDSEIARYVDAFMNGDYAFSHQ; the protein is encoded by the coding sequence ATGACGGAGCGCACAGCCACCAAACTGTCCGGGAATGCGCCCGACGCCCGCCAGAAACTGGAACAAAAATACCAGTTTTTCAAAAATCTGCTTTCCCGCAACAACATCGTTCTGGAACAAATGACGTCCCTGGAGCGCATGATCCACGAAGGCGGATCCTTCACCCGGGAAGAGGCCGTGACCCTGGTCGAAGCCATGGCGGAACATTGCCGTCATCTGGCGCAGGACGTGAACGCCCTGTGCGATGGCCAATTCCCCGAACTTTTCGAGAGCATCGAAACTGCCGCCGGGAACGCCTTGAATGCGCTGAACCGGCAAAGAACCTTCGACTTCTCCACTCTCATCCTGCCGCTTGAAGAGATCACCCTGGAACACCTGGAGGAGGTTGGAGGCAAGGCCGCGAACCTGGGAGAAATCCGCAACAAGATCGGTCTGCCCACCCCGTCCGGTTTTGCGGTCACGGCCTCGGCGGCCGCCCTCTTCCTGGAACAGACGGACCTGCTCGACACCTTGCGGCATCAGCTGGCGGCAATGGATTTATCGGACATCGCGGCCCTGGAAAAGGTCTGCGCCAAAGCCAGCGAACGGATCATGACCGCGCCGCTCCCTCCTGCCCTTGAACAGGGCTTGATGGACAAGACACGGGAAATAATCAACCGCTTCGGCCCGAAAGTCCGCCTGGCCGTGCGGTCATCCGCTGTCTGCGAGGACTCGGACGCATCCTTTGCCGGCCAGCACGCCTCGGTTCTCGGAGCCGCCCCGGCGACCTTGAGCCGGGCCTGGAGCGCCGTCGTCGCCAGCGCCTTCACCGCCAGAGCGGTGTTCTACCGCCGGACCAAGGGCTATTCCGAGCAGGACGTGATGATGAGCGTGCTGGTCCTGACCATGATCGAGTCCAAAGCCAGCGGCGTCCTCTACACCATCGATCCGAACTCGGCCCACAGCGACGACCTGCTGCTCGCGGCGGCCTGGGGCCTGGGAGTCAGCGTGGTCGACGGCTCCATGGACGTGGACTTCTGGCGCGTGCGCAGAGAGGACAAACAAATTCTTGTCACGCACGTCGCGGACAAAAAATCCGAATTCGTCGTGCTAGCCCAAGGCGGCATCGTGTCCAGGCCCGTGCAGGAGACACTGCGGGAGCAGCCCTGCCTGACGCCCACGCAGGTCGACATCCTCGCGGATTACGCCCTGCGCCTGGAAGCCCATTACGGCATGCCCATGGACATCGAGTGGGCGCTGGACGAAAAAGACCAGTTGATCATCCTTCAGGCCAGGCCCCTGCAACGCGCCGACGGCTTGAATCAGGCCGAATGCTGCAAACTCGTGCCGGGCCGGGCACCGCTTCTGTTCGGAGGTCAAACGGCCTCCCCCGGAGCCGCCTCGGGCCCGGTCTACATCGTTCAGCCGGACCATGAACTGAGCGCCGTTCCTCAGGGAGCCATCCTGGTGGCCCGGCAAACTTCCCCGACCTACGTCGCGGCCATGGGCAAGGTCGCGGGGATCATCACCGATGTGGGCAGCCCCAACGGCCACATGGCCTCGGTGGCGCGGGAGTTCGGCATCCCGACCCTGGTCGGTGCGGGCACGGGCACCGCTCTGCTGACCCATGGAATGGAGATCACCCTCGATGCCACCAACCAGGTCGTCTATGCCGGCCAAGTCGCGGAAATCCTGTCCAAGCGCAAGCCCGTGAACCTGATGAAGGGCAGCCCCGTGTACAAATCGCTGCAGGAGGCCATGAAGTTCATCAATCCCCTCCATCTGGTGGACCCGCAACTTCCGGAGTTTTCAGCGCAAGGCTGCCGCAGCCTGCACGACATCATCCGTTTCGCGCACGAAATGGCCATGCAGGAGATGTTTCGCCTCTCCGACGGCCTCTCCCCGCACACCGGCGTGGCCCGCGAATTGCGGGCAGTGCTGCCCTTTCGCGTCCTGCTGGTCGACCTGGGGGGAGGCATCACCTCAAAAGCCGCTTCATCCTGGGTTGAGCTGGCCGACCTGCGCTGCGCTCCCCTCATCGCCCTGCTCCAAGGCATGGGACATCCCCGGATTCCCAAATTTGCAGGGCGCACCCAAGAAAACCAGCCCCCGCCCACCTGCTATGCGGTCGTGTCGGACACCTATGTCAATTTAAGCGGACGCCTGGGCAACCACTTCGCCACCATCGACTCGTATTCGGGGCCGGTCATCAACGACAACTACATCACCTTTTCCTTCAAGGGCGGGGCCGCGCAATACGAGCAGCGGGTCCGGCGGACGCTGGTTCTGGCCGGAATCCTGCGCCGCCAGGGGTTCAGGGTCACCCAGAGCGCAGACTCGCTCAGGGCTGAAATCCGCAAGTACGACCAGCGCCGTTTTCTGGAGCGCCTGGACATGCTCGGTCGTCTCCTCGCCGCCGTGCGGGCTTTGGATTGGCGGCTCGACGACGACTCGGAAATCGCCAGGTACGTGGATGCGTTCATGAACGGCGATTACGCCTTCAGCCACCAGTAA
- a CDS encoding sigma-54-dependent transcriptional regulator, which translates to MVKLKVFLEWLPRVWRVRSTPVRRKLRTRLLVTLIPTSLIVLALMGYATYWASSEFISLALERNSRIHAVTTAHAVEALLERCKRHLLFVARNPMNAEGVAAYLKDLRELEGLEFVEFGFMPLREGEPVVFVSREGESRRLAQEEVDGIRPGPALLYEHVRGLKAGEVWLSEFGEVETPYPSAENPRERVSRVALRMVTPYVGPAGELGGYAYLSLNAQVIRNVLSLYESSNSPVFAFPRNPKFQRYTFFFDVDGWALFQSESELDDDSPLRTLNIRKTLSGTLGRPGLPEAFRPSERNENYWRTVEDVRKGHKDIVRPLKRADSGSPYSEHFLAYAPVRLGLSPGQDAAVIGGIAYEDRSVLVDLAGYRHIDVMLIISAISVLVLVLAIALVARGTTLGLQELAYAVKNLTEKGEWEEVRLVETGYEAEMLKDSINSMIRTLQAQFEEIKSKDLKIESVTLKEPVELSMGPAASTLDESFPELVGAGPFMKQMKRDIVKASQVEVDVLIEGETGTGKQLAAEAVHRLSSRNGKPFISINCGELDENLLLDSLFGHVKGAFTDGKGDRRGAFLQADGGTLFLDEIQSASLKVQQALLRALSLRKIKPLGSDQDVDVNVRLITATNVDLKALIGTGKFREDLYYRLKVITITTPPLREQRQNIPLLAMHFLKEGEHMAGRTGLALSRGALKALISYDWPGNIRELKHVIITAAVMSEGRVIQSEQLGINGKARNEGEDESADSFARENGDGFENSMPAKYDNAQNDGGLPFDLNSRQVIACEYVREHGSISSKDLLGLLDGGISKRTASYDLQDLVSRGLLTRVGQGPATRYVRPADNARV; encoded by the coding sequence ATGGTCAAGCTGAAGGTCTTTTTGGAATGGTTGCCCCGGGTATGGCGCGTCAGATCCACGCCTGTCAGGCGCAAACTGAGGACGCGCCTGCTCGTGACGCTTATCCCCACTTCCCTCATAGTGCTCGCGCTGATGGGGTATGCGACCTATTGGGCTTCTTCGGAGTTCATTTCCCTCGCCCTTGAACGCAATTCACGGATTCATGCCGTGACCACCGCCCACGCGGTGGAAGCGCTGCTTGAACGTTGCAAGCGGCATCTGCTTTTTGTAGCCCGCAACCCGATGAACGCGGAGGGCGTGGCCGCCTATCTGAAGGATCTTCGAGAGCTTGAAGGGCTGGAGTTTGTGGAGTTTGGCTTCATGCCCTTGCGTGAAGGGGAGCCTGTCGTCTTTGTGAGCCGCGAAGGGGAAAGCAGGCGATTGGCGCAGGAGGAAGTGGACGGCATTCGGCCTGGTCCAGCGCTTCTGTATGAGCATGTTCGCGGGTTGAAAGCCGGGGAAGTATGGCTGTCGGAGTTCGGGGAGGTGGAGACACCGTATCCGAGCGCTGAAAACCCGCGTGAACGTGTGTCCCGCGTGGCGTTGCGCATGGTCACGCCCTATGTGGGGCCTGCTGGGGAATTGGGCGGGTACGCCTATCTTTCCCTGAACGCCCAGGTGATCCGCAATGTATTGTCTCTCTATGAATCGTCCAACTCTCCCGTCTTCGCTTTTCCGCGCAATCCAAAGTTTCAGCGTTACACCTTTTTTTTCGATGTCGACGGCTGGGCGCTATTCCAATCGGAGTCGGAGCTTGATGATGACTCGCCTTTGCGGACCTTGAATATCCGCAAAACGCTATCCGGAACGCTTGGCAGACCTGGCTTGCCCGAGGCGTTCCGTCCTTCGGAGCGCAATGAGAACTATTGGCGGACCGTCGAGGATGTTCGCAAGGGTCACAAAGATATTGTCCGCCCGCTCAAGCGCGCGGACTCAGGTTCTCCCTACAGTGAACATTTTCTTGCCTACGCACCGGTGCGCCTGGGCTTGTCGCCGGGTCAGGACGCAGCGGTCATCGGTGGAATCGCTTACGAGGACCGTAGCGTGCTGGTCGATCTTGCAGGATACAGGCACATCGATGTCATGCTCATCATCAGTGCCATCTCCGTGCTGGTTCTGGTGCTGGCCATCGCTCTGGTGGCCAGGGGGACCACGCTCGGCCTGCAGGAGCTCGCCTATGCGGTGAAGAATCTGACGGAAAAGGGAGAGTGGGAGGAGGTTCGGCTGGTCGAGACGGGATACGAGGCAGAGATGCTCAAGGATTCGATCAATTCCATGATCCGGACGCTGCAGGCGCAGTTTGAGGAGATTAAATCAAAGGACCTGAAGATCGAATCCGTGACCTTGAAAGAGCCTGTGGAGCTCAGCATGGGACCCGCCGCCTCCACGCTGGACGAGAGCTTCCCCGAACTTGTCGGAGCGGGGCCGTTTATGAAGCAGATGAAACGAGACATCGTCAAGGCCAGCCAGGTCGAAGTGGACGTGCTCATCGAAGGCGAGACCGGCACGGGCAAGCAGTTGGCCGCCGAAGCCGTGCACCGTCTTTCCTCGCGAAACGGCAAGCCGTTCATTTCCATCAATTGCGGTGAACTGGATGAAAATCTTCTGCTCGACTCCCTCTTCGGTCATGTCAAAGGTGCGTTCACGGACGGCAAGGGGGACCGGCGCGGTGCTTTTCTGCAGGCCGATGGCGGAACGCTCTTTCTGGACGAGATTCAGTCCGCATCCCTGAAGGTCCAGCAAGCCTTGTTGCGGGCTCTTTCCCTGCGCAAGATCAAACCACTGGGCAGCGACCAGGATGTGGACGTGAACGTGCGTCTGATCACGGCCACCAATGTCGATTTGAAGGCCCTGATCGGCACGGGGAAATTCCGGGAGGATCTTTATTACCGGCTCAAGGTCATCACCATCACGACCCCGCCGCTGCGGGAGCAGCGCCAGAACATCCCTCTTTTGGCCATGCATTTCTTGAAAGAGGGGGAGCACATGGCTGGAAGAACCGGCTTGGCCCTTTCACGCGGAGCCTTGAAAGCTCTGATTTCCTATGATTGGCCGGGCAACATTCGTGAACTCAAGCACGTGATCATCACGGCGGCCGTCATGTCCGAGGGGCGGGTGATACAGTCCGAGCAACTCGGCATCAACGGCAAGGCGCGTAACGAGGGCGAGGACGAGAGCGCGGATTCGTTTGCGCGGGAGAATGGGGACGGTTTTGAAAATTCAATGCCTGCTAAATACGATAACGCGCAAAATGACGGCGGGTTGCCTTTTGACCTGAATTCCCGGCAGGTCATCGCATGCGAATATGTGCGCGAGCACGGGAGCATTTCGAGCAAGGATCTGCTCGGTCTCCTGGATGGTGGAATTTCAAAGCGAACCGCGAGCTATGACCTGCAGGATCTGGTCAGCCGGGGATTGTTGACCCGTGTCGGCCAGGGCCCCGCGACCCGCTATGTGCGTCCGGCCGATAACGCGAGAGTCTAG